The following coding sequences lie in one Bartonella sp. DGB1 genomic window:
- the gcvT gene encoding glycine cleavage system aminomethyltransferase GcvT has protein sequence MTNQPLKKLPLESFHQQAEAKFCSFAGWSMPISYPLGILKEHLHVRQHAGLFDISHMKLILVEGNNVTNFLDYSLPLNSEQLSINHSQYNFLLNEQAGIIDDLIITRLAEQKYIIAVNAGNAYKDLEILKLRNSNYNCNITMLDYVFLALQGPESAAVCNDLGLTFVNDLLFMQACETNNGWFVSRSGYTGEDGFEFALPLTEAEKLVNDLLKDTRVQWIGLGARDSLRLEAGLCLHGNDITENITPLEANLMWAIPPIVREKAAFIGASALNEQLKTGSEYKRVGLKVLGKQPLRSGVKLFSTDGNEVGYITSGSFGPSVNYPIAMGYVKNEYKTIDTELTASVRGKNYNLIIKKLPFSPQRYHKG, from the coding sequence GTGACTAATCAACCTTTAAAAAAACTTCCTCTTGAATCTTTTCATCAACAAGCTGAGGCAAAATTTTGTTCTTTTGCAGGTTGGTCAATGCCAATATCATATCCCTTAGGAATATTGAAAGAACATTTACATGTTCGTCAACATGCTGGATTATTTGATATCTCTCACATGAAATTAATCCTAGTAGAAGGTAATAATGTAACTAATTTTTTAGATTATTCTCTACCACTCAATTCCGAACAATTATCTATTAATCATTCACAATATAATTTCTTATTGAATGAGCAAGCCGGCATAATAGATGATCTGATTATTACTAGATTAGCCGAACAAAAATATATAATAGCTGTTAATGCTGGTAATGCTTATAAAGATCTGGAAATATTAAAACTACGTAATAGCAATTATAATTGTAATATTACTATGTTAGATTATGTATTTTTAGCCCTACAAGGGCCTGAATCTGCAGCTGTCTGTAATGATTTAGGTTTAACTTTTGTTAATGATCTATTATTCATGCAAGCATGTGAAACCAACAATGGGTGGTTCGTATCAAGATCTGGTTATACTGGTGAAGATGGGTTTGAATTTGCCCTCCCCTTAACAGAAGCAGAAAAATTAGTAAATGATTTATTAAAAGATACGAGAGTACAATGGATTGGTCTAGGAGCTAGAGATAGTCTAAGATTAGAAGCCGGACTTTGCTTACATGGTAATGATATAACTGAAAATATTACACCTCTAGAAGCTAATCTAATGTGGGCTATTCCACCAATCGTTAGAGAAAAAGCGGCTTTTATTGGAGCATCTGCTTTAAATGAACAACTAAAAACCGGTTCAGAATATAAAAGAGTAGGATTAAAAGTCTTAGGCAAACAACCCTTAAGATCAGGTGTAAAATTATTCAGTACAGATGGTAATGAAGTAGGATATATCACTTCTGGTAGTTTTGGTCCCTCAGTAAATTATCCTATTGCTATGGGTTACGTAAAAAATGAATATAAAACCATAGATACTGAATTAACTGCATCTGTACGAGGAAAAAATTATAATTTAATTATAAAAAAACTACCTTTTTCACCCCAACGTTATCACAAAGGCTAA